In Thermorudis peleae, a genomic segment contains:
- a CDS encoding type II secretion system F family protein — MTPAMLAMLTIVLTLMALLLIVFGLRTTRRQVIIEERLAQFGYRVPTLEELELQQPFRDRVLLPALARISHIVLRLTPQANLKRVEQRLMEAGAPPSLTAPVFIGIRVIFGFGLGLLMLLVVLPADASPLAKLVLPLSLGAMGFVIPNFWLSRQITRRKHEITRALPDVIDLLSISVEAGLGFDQALSRVVEKWDNALTRELGRMLSEMRMGVSRRQAMRDLAARLNVDDLNVFIASLLQADQLGISISQVLRVQSHQMRLRRRQRAQELAQKAPIKMLFPMIFFIFPAIYIVILGPALPKIATIFR, encoded by the coding sequence ATGACTCCAGCAATGCTAGCAATGCTGACAATTGTGCTCACGCTGATGGCGTTGCTGTTGATTGTGTTTGGGCTTCGAACGACGCGACGTCAGGTGATTATTGAGGAGCGGCTTGCCCAGTTCGGTTATCGTGTGCCAACTCTCGAAGAACTTGAGTTGCAACAGCCATTTCGGGATCGCGTTCTTCTGCCAGCGTTGGCGAGGATCTCGCACATTGTCCTGCGATTGACACCTCAAGCGAACTTGAAGCGTGTCGAGCAACGCCTCATGGAAGCAGGGGCGCCACCTTCCCTGACTGCGCCCGTCTTCATTGGTATCCGTGTCATTTTCGGTTTTGGTCTCGGCCTGCTGATGCTTCTGGTCGTGTTACCCGCTGATGCGTCGCCGTTGGCCAAACTCGTCCTGCCACTGTCGCTTGGGGCAATGGGCTTTGTCATACCGAACTTCTGGCTCAGCCGCCAGATTACTCGTCGGAAGCATGAAATTACACGAGCGCTCCCGGATGTCATTGATTTGCTCTCAATCAGCGTTGAGGCCGGGCTTGGGTTTGACCAGGCACTCTCGCGCGTTGTTGAGAAGTGGGATAATGCGCTCACGCGAGAACTTGGGCGTATGCTCTCAGAAATGCGCATGGGCGTTTCTCGGCGTCAGGCAATGCGTGACCTCGCTGCTCGACTCAACGTTGATGACTTGAATGTCTTTATTGCCTCGCTTCTGCAAGCAGATCAACTGGGTATTAGTATCTCGCAGGTCCTGCGTGTTCAGTCTCATCAGATGCGCTTGCGACGGCGGCAGCGTGCCCAGGAGCTTGCCCAGAAAGCTCCCATTAAAATGCTTTTCCCGATGATTTTCTTTATCTTCCCAGCAATCTACATTGTGATTCTTGGCCCAGCACTGCCGAAGATTGCCACAATCTTCCGTTAG
- a CDS encoding ComF family protein: MQRFLSFLEDLVFPFSCLGCGRTGSILCADCARAWSLEGQPQCHRCGTPTPMPQSQCWRCQNWPPVLVTVRAPFRFDGPVRQAIHQLKYRGVRGAAPQLGRYLAAYAATELSSIRGQTSWAVVPIPLHPTRQRERGFNQAALLAKPVADALGIPVIHGLVRQQATRPQVGQSYAARQRNVAGAFAWRQGKQMPSAVILVDDVVTTGATMVAACEVLQAGGVQTVVGLALARHLLAGNMPHREDANRV; the protein is encoded by the coding sequence GTGCAACGATTTCTCTCCTTTCTCGAAGACCTTGTTTTTCCCTTCTCTTGCCTTGGTTGTGGACGCACCGGGAGCATCCTTTGTGCTGATTGTGCTCGTGCCTGGTCGCTGGAAGGACAGCCGCAGTGTCACCGATGTGGCACGCCAACTCCGATGCCGCAATCCCAGTGCTGGCGTTGCCAGAATTGGCCACCGGTGCTTGTTACTGTGCGGGCACCGTTCCGTTTTGACGGGCCAGTTCGCCAGGCAATTCATCAGCTGAAATATCGTGGTGTCCGGGGCGCTGCACCCCAGCTCGGCCGGTATTTAGCTGCGTATGCCGCAACAGAATTGTCGTCAATACGTGGCCAGACTTCTTGGGCGGTTGTCCCGATTCCGCTTCATCCAACTCGCCAACGGGAACGCGGTTTTAATCAAGCAGCCTTGCTAGCCAAACCCGTGGCTGACGCTCTCGGCATACCGGTAATACACGGGCTCGTTCGCCAGCAGGCAACGCGCCCGCAGGTTGGGCAGTCCTACGCTGCGCGGCAACGAAACGTTGCGGGTGCGTTCGCATGGCGGCAGGGGAAGCAGATGCCGTCGGCGGTTATCCTTGTTGATGATGTAGTCACCACAGGCGCTACGATGGTCGCTGCGTGTGAGGTGCTCCAAGCAGGTGGGGTGCAGACCGTTGTTGGGCTCGCGCTTGCTCGCCATCTCCTCGCTGGCAATATGCCTCATCGCGAAGATGCAAATCGGGTCTGA
- the dxr gene encoding 1-deoxy-D-xylulose-5-phosphate reductoisomerase, whose amino-acid sequence MTQRVAILGSTGSIGRQTLEVIEALGERFCVVGLAAGRNLPLLQEQVARFSPRYVSVERPEDRAAIHAPIVLAGEEGLLTLATAPDIDLVVIATAGHAAIRPTLAAIQAGKAIALANKETIVCAGELIMQAAAEHNVLIRPIDSEHSALWQCLALLRSREELDCAFLTASGGPFRTLPLDQLAYVTVEQALAHPTWKMGAKVTVDSATLMNKGLELIEAHWLFSLPFEQLDVIIHPQSVVHALVRLYDGSTIAQLATPDMRLPIQYALTYPERLPSPYGRLDWSQQYHLEFYAPDPGRFPALELAREAGKRGTTFPTVLSSADEVAVSAFLQGRLRFCDIVPLVADVLARHTPSPGPLSLEHIHEADLWARETAQHLIQTRFASSR is encoded by the coding sequence ATGACACAACGAGTCGCGATCCTTGGCTCGACTGGCTCAATCGGCCGGCAAACGTTAGAAGTCATTGAGGCACTTGGTGAACGCTTCTGCGTGGTTGGCCTTGCCGCCGGACGCAACTTGCCCCTCTTACAAGAACAAGTTGCTCGATTCAGTCCACGTTATGTCTCAGTTGAGCGACCAGAAGACCGGGCAGCTATTCACGCGCCCATCGTCCTTGCCGGCGAAGAAGGGCTCCTTACCCTTGCAACAGCGCCGGACATCGATCTCGTCGTTATCGCGACGGCTGGCCACGCAGCAATTCGTCCCACGCTCGCTGCAATTCAGGCCGGCAAAGCTATTGCCTTGGCAAATAAGGAAACGATTGTCTGCGCCGGCGAGCTCATCATGCAAGCAGCAGCGGAGCATAACGTCCTTATTCGACCAATTGATAGTGAGCACAGCGCACTCTGGCAATGCCTCGCACTACTCCGTAGTCGTGAAGAACTCGACTGTGCTTTTCTCACCGCTTCCGGCGGGCCATTCCGGACACTGCCTCTGGATCAGCTGGCGTATGTCACAGTCGAACAAGCCCTTGCGCATCCAACCTGGAAAATGGGGGCGAAGGTTACGGTTGATTCAGCAACCCTGATGAACAAAGGGCTTGAACTCATTGAAGCACACTGGCTTTTTTCCTTACCATTTGAACAACTCGACGTTATCATTCATCCACAAAGCGTTGTTCACGCGCTCGTCCGCCTCTATGACGGATCAACGATCGCCCAACTTGCTACCCCTGATATGCGACTACCGATTCAGTATGCGCTGACGTATCCTGAGCGTCTTCCTTCACCATATGGACGACTCGACTGGTCGCAACAGTATCACCTTGAGTTCTACGCGCCAGATCCAGGACGTTTTCCAGCCCTCGAATTAGCACGCGAAGCAGGCAAACGAGGTACAACGTTCCCAACAGTACTCAGCAGTGCAGACGAAGTCGCTGTCTCCGCTTTTCTTCAAGGACGTCTCCGTTTCTGCGACATCGTTCCGCTGGTTGCAGACGTTCTCGCGCGCCATACGCCATCACCAGGACCACTCAGCCTCGAGCACATTCACGAAGCCGACCTATGGGCGCGCGAAACAGCGCAGCACCTCATTCAGACCCGATTTGCATCTTCGCGATGA
- a CDS encoding type II secretion system F family protein: MATPLLVPALLLLAAAIALVVAGLLQAREANPLVEQRLEQFGARQEFEGEGSAGRASNVLAQQLDRAVQGRSFAERLRTDLARADLRLTVGEYLLIRAASVSIGFLVGFVLGRGPTRPFMGLLMGILVAMLGWLAPQWYVAWRARRRLRAFVNQLGDTITLMANSLRAGYSLLQTIELVSRESPSPMRDEFQRVVREVGFGIPTQEALQHLLRRIPSEDLDLLITAMNIQHEVGGNLAQILDIIGETIRERVRIQGEIRVLTAQQTLSGYIISGLPIALAVFLFILNPDYMASLFTFPWIILPILGFVSMIIGFIMMRRIVSIEV; the protein is encoded by the coding sequence ATGGCTACTCCATTACTTGTCCCAGCACTCCTGCTGCTTGCCGCGGCGATTGCACTCGTTGTAGCTGGCCTCTTGCAGGCAAGAGAAGCGAATCCCCTTGTTGAACAGCGTCTCGAGCAATTTGGTGCCCGTCAGGAGTTTGAGGGAGAGGGATCTGCCGGGCGGGCGTCAAATGTATTGGCGCAGCAACTTGATCGAGCAGTCCAGGGCCGTTCCTTCGCCGAACGTCTCCGTACTGACCTGGCGCGGGCCGATCTCCGCCTGACTGTCGGTGAATATCTCCTCATCCGCGCTGCCAGTGTCAGCATCGGGTTCTTGGTAGGGTTTGTTCTTGGTCGCGGACCAACTCGTCCTTTCATGGGGTTGCTTATGGGAATCCTTGTCGCGATGCTCGGCTGGCTCGCTCCGCAATGGTACGTTGCGTGGCGAGCGCGACGACGGCTTCGAGCGTTTGTCAACCAGCTCGGTGACACCATTACACTGATGGCCAACTCATTGCGCGCTGGGTATAGCCTCTTGCAGACAATCGAACTGGTTTCCCGCGAATCACCCTCGCCAATGCGTGACGAGTTTCAACGCGTTGTCCGCGAAGTTGGATTTGGGATCCCGACCCAGGAAGCTCTCCAGCACTTACTCCGACGTATTCCAAGTGAGGATCTTGATCTTCTAATCACAGCAATGAATATTCAGCACGAGGTGGGCGGAAATCTCGCGCAAATATTGGATATTATTGGTGAAACCATTCGTGAGCGTGTGCGCATTCAGGGGGAGATCCGTGTGCTGACGGCGCAACAGACATTGTCTGGTTACATTATTTCGGGGTTGCCAATCGCGCTTGCTGTCTTTCTCTTCATTCTCAATCCTGACTATATGGCAAGCCTCTTCACGTTTCCCTGGATTATTTTGCCGATTCTTGGCTTTGTTTCAATGATTATCGGGTTCATCATGATGCGACGGATCGTGTCGATTGAGGTGTAG
- a CDS encoding copper resistance CopC/CopD family protein, whose amino-acid sequence MRSSWKRRFCQSLLLGWTYWLLALHLVSAHAVLVRAEPAVDQVLSQPPTRIDLWFSEPVRISAQSLHVLGPDGHNYARSAPQQDTADPTHIWVMIDAHKQGTYRVTWRVISADSHLVTGSYQFSVGLVTAAPTTLTAPQSTVPIDAIARWLRLLAISVITGSALLISLAKNEMKAFSTLYQRLLTQSRRGSLIGIFAVLLWISGQALGLFGDLQALADPQNLSTILGGLAGLAWFSQGLLFVAGYALAVWLVRKSSSVATGSLLGLSCLLCLGNSLSSHASATAPVVVSIIVDFVHLAAAALWLGGIITLGLLWNAARHDALPFPPLQPLFQRFGIIALAALYVTLISGAYQLWVNVGQPSDLVTTSYGRILLLKGALILILSAFGALNMRHSWQRVSFAQAQQSTWRILRGEMSITLLLLITIGILTALPPARSVISKSQPADSTQQDALVLAEQAGTYLAILQLRPAQPGPNEVTITLRDNHGGSVRNATVNLISQPEQASIQAPPSAVTLENVSGAYRGTLVVPQAGMWTMTVHIEQPGQPPVSARFQLRLPVPDAKPLLERADAAMNQLQTLQEVQTLSNGIATITTTIHYQAPDRMAYIVETSNQSPHETIVIGNQRYDRIPGEPWQPSQWPGDTPFRWPDYHFAQQAQQVRLLDVAPCGSGSALCYLLSFADPTSDTYYRMWVDSQSWLILRYEMMAVAHFMTVEYSHFNEATAPIMAPTGS is encoded by the coding sequence GTGCGCAGTTCCTGGAAACGGCGTTTCTGCCAAAGTCTCTTGCTCGGTTGGACATACTGGTTACTCGCCCTTCATCTCGTATCAGCACATGCAGTGTTAGTTCGTGCAGAGCCAGCGGTTGATCAAGTCCTCTCCCAACCACCGACCCGCATTGATCTCTGGTTTTCAGAACCGGTCCGCATCAGCGCGCAAAGTCTCCATGTTCTTGGTCCCGACGGCCACAACTATGCGCGTAGCGCCCCTCAACAGGATACAGCCGATCCTACGCATATTTGGGTGATGATCGATGCGCATAAGCAAGGGACCTATCGTGTCACGTGGCGTGTTATCTCGGCAGATTCACACCTTGTGACCGGCTCCTATCAGTTTAGTGTTGGTCTTGTGACAGCTGCCCCGACCACCCTGACGGCTCCCCAATCAACAGTACCAATCGATGCGATTGCCCGCTGGCTTCGCCTGCTCGCAATCAGCGTGATCACCGGTAGTGCACTACTCATCTCGCTTGCAAAAAACGAAATGAAGGCATTCTCCACCTTGTACCAGCGTCTGTTGACACAATCCCGACGTGGCTCACTTATAGGAATTTTCGCCGTTTTGCTCTGGATTAGCGGTCAAGCTCTTGGACTTTTTGGCGATCTGCAGGCACTTGCTGATCCGCAAAACCTCTCGACCATTCTCGGAGGTCTTGCCGGCCTTGCTTGGTTTAGCCAAGGGTTACTCTTCGTCGCCGGCTACGCCCTCGCAGTCTGGTTAGTTCGAAAATCTTCCTCGGTCGCGACAGGCAGCTTACTCGGATTAAGCTGCCTTCTTTGCCTCGGCAATAGCCTAAGCAGCCATGCAAGCGCCACTGCGCCAGTTGTCGTTTCGATTATCGTCGATTTCGTTCATCTTGCAGCAGCTGCGCTCTGGCTTGGCGGCATTATAACGCTTGGCCTGCTCTGGAACGCTGCTCGCCATGATGCACTCCCCTTCCCGCCACTGCAACCACTTTTTCAGCGGTTTGGCATCATTGCCCTAGCTGCACTTTATGTCACCTTGATATCTGGCGCCTATCAGCTCTGGGTTAATGTTGGCCAACCATCGGATCTCGTCACGACGAGCTATGGCCGGATACTCCTTCTCAAGGGTGCACTTATTCTCATCCTTTCTGCATTCGGTGCCCTCAATATGCGCCACAGCTGGCAGCGCGTGTCTTTTGCTCAGGCACAACAATCGACGTGGCGCATACTGCGTGGTGAGATGAGCATTACGCTGCTCCTCCTCATCACTATTGGCATTCTGACGGCTCTGCCGCCAGCTCGTTCAGTCATATCAAAGAGCCAGCCTGCTGATAGTACCCAACAAGACGCTTTGGTTTTGGCTGAGCAAGCAGGAACGTACCTCGCAATTCTGCAGCTTCGTCCCGCTCAGCCTGGCCCAAACGAGGTGACAATTACGCTCCGCGACAACCACGGTGGGTCAGTGCGCAACGCCACCGTCAATCTCATCAGTCAGCCGGAGCAAGCGAGTATCCAAGCCCCACCAAGCGCAGTGACACTTGAAAACGTAAGTGGAGCCTACCGTGGCACCCTTGTCGTTCCGCAAGCCGGCATGTGGACTATGACAGTGCATATCGAACAGCCCGGGCAACCACCAGTAAGTGCGCGCTTCCAGCTACGGCTGCCGGTTCCAGACGCAAAACCACTCCTTGAACGTGCTGATGCGGCGATGAACCAGCTTCAGACCCTACAAGAAGTGCAAACACTCAGTAACGGCATCGCCACCATTACGACCACGATTCATTATCAAGCGCCTGACCGTATGGCGTATATCGTCGAAACAAGCAATCAATCCCCGCATGAAACCATCGTTATCGGTAACCAGCGTTATGATCGTATACCCGGAGAACCCTGGCAACCGAGTCAATGGCCAGGAGACACACCATTCCGCTGGCCCGATTACCATTTCGCCCAGCAAGCGCAGCAAGTTCGCCTGCTTGACGTCGCCCCCTGTGGTTCTGGTTCAGCGTTGTGCTATCTTCTCTCTTTCGCTGACCCAACAAGCGATACCTACTATCGTATGTGGGTCGATAGTCAGTCATGGCTGATTTTGCGCTATGAGATGATGGCAGTTGCACACTTTATGACTGTAGAATACAGCCATTTTAATGAGGCAACGGCACCCATTATGGCCCCGACTGGAAGCTAA
- a CDS encoding DUF192 domain-containing protein: protein MIGNTTATAQWPAVVTLLNETRGMVIADRVYLARSLWARFRGLMGRARLDDQEGLLIDPCSAIHTLWMRFPIDVLYVGGDHVVRHIDHGLRPWRIGALRTGAAYVVELNAGVAERAGVRVGDRLGWRWPTT from the coding sequence ATGATTGGTAACACAACTGCAACAGCGCAGTGGCCAGCCGTTGTGACGTTGCTGAATGAAACGCGTGGCATGGTCATTGCCGATCGGGTCTACCTTGCACGCTCTCTCTGGGCACGTTTCCGCGGGCTCATGGGACGAGCACGCCTTGACGATCAGGAAGGGCTGCTCATCGATCCCTGTTCTGCTATTCATACGCTTTGGATGCGCTTCCCGATTGATGTGCTCTATGTCGGCGGTGATCATGTCGTGCGCCATATTGACCATGGACTCCGACCATGGAGAATCGGTGCGCTCCGAACTGGGGCGGCATATGTTGTCGAGTTGAATGCTGGCGTCGCGGAACGTGCTGGGGTGCGTGTCGGGGATCGATTAGGCTGGCGTTGGCCGACCACGTAA
- a CDS encoding AAA family ATPase, translating to MTSGLPIRVLIVDDVPESRESIQRLLSFEPDIHVVGQASRAQEALELTARLQPTVVLMDTTLPDMDGLQATLTLTAQFPGVAVIILSVESDPELLRQAMVAGAREFLVKPFRFEELVAAIRRVALFARPASPPSPTVTAQPTRAAVTPPVDQQSRVIAVVGMKGGVGRTFLASNLAVMLARLGRRVILVDADLMFGDVAVLFNVPKGKTWTDVAHLSGMLDPEVVQDLLTVHASGVHLLLAPYTPQEAETISVDHIQQVLPFIRQLADVVLFDTYPSYSEITLAVMDAADTLLYVLTPEMTAIKDARQFLDVIELLGYTEKRVLFVLNRVHPAAGITAADIEESLKQSCLVRFPDDAAPVLRSINEGMLFVDRYPEHRISEEFQRLAAILFEGESTHISTESQGRRRRLFGGLILSRRATS from the coding sequence ATGACCAGCGGTTTACCCATTCGCGTGCTCATCGTTGATGATGTTCCAGAAAGCCGGGAAAGTATTCAACGGCTTTTGAGTTTTGAACCAGACATTCACGTTGTTGGCCAGGCGAGCCGGGCTCAGGAGGCCTTAGAGCTTACCGCGCGGCTCCAGCCAACGGTTGTGCTTATGGACACTACCTTGCCCGATATGGACGGCCTTCAGGCAACGTTGACATTAACCGCACAATTTCCTGGAGTGGCCGTTATCATTCTCTCCGTTGAAAGTGACCCAGAATTACTTCGGCAGGCAATGGTTGCAGGGGCGCGCGAGTTCCTTGTGAAACCATTCCGCTTCGAGGAGCTTGTCGCTGCAATTCGTCGGGTTGCGTTGTTTGCTCGCCCAGCTTCTCCGCCCTCTCCAACCGTAACAGCGCAGCCGACTCGTGCCGCAGTTACACCACCAGTTGATCAGCAGAGTCGTGTCATCGCAGTCGTCGGTATGAAAGGCGGCGTAGGGCGAACGTTTCTTGCATCGAACCTTGCCGTTATGCTTGCCCGACTTGGGCGCCGCGTTATTCTTGTTGATGCAGATCTTATGTTTGGTGACGTTGCTGTTTTATTCAATGTGCCGAAAGGGAAAACATGGACCGATGTTGCTCACCTCTCTGGTATGCTTGATCCTGAGGTTGTTCAGGATCTCTTAACTGTGCACGCAAGCGGCGTTCACTTGCTGCTTGCTCCATATACTCCGCAGGAAGCAGAGACGATATCCGTTGACCATATCCAACAGGTTTTGCCATTCATCCGGCAACTTGCTGATGTTGTTCTGTTTGATACGTATCCAAGCTATAGCGAAATAACGCTGGCTGTTATGGATGCTGCTGATACGTTGCTGTATGTTCTCACGCCAGAAATGACTGCGATTAAAGATGCACGGCAATTTCTCGATGTGATTGAGCTTCTTGGATATACCGAAAAGCGGGTGTTGTTTGTCTTAAATCGCGTTCATCCGGCAGCCGGGATCACGGCAGCCGATATTGAGGAAAGCTTGAAACAATCGTGTCTTGTCCGCTTTCCTGATGATGCTGCACCAGTTCTGCGCAGTATTAATGAAGGGATGCTGTTCGTCGACCGATATCCAGAGCATCGTATTAGTGAAGAATTCCAACGACTTGCCGCAATCTTATTTGAGGGCGAGAGTACCCATATTTCGACGGAATCACAGGGGCGTCGACGTCGACTGTTTGGTGGACTAATCCTCAGTCGAAGAGCAACGTCGTAA
- a CDS encoding CpaF family protein encodes MSLLRRIGTGSLDSTQANAEPSLDQTPPPSTTNLSRLARPGAMPSSSSSGKAISGGELSSTLRRPNLSSPTSTGAEGLAELKSRIQNRLIAELDPRMDFSNPEEVRRTVEETFLAVLESENITLSRIERVRLFEAIAAEILGYGPIEPLLKDDTITEIMVNGPKQVYIERNGKIEKTDITFDDDDHVMRIIDRIVSPLGRRIDESSPMVDARLPDGSRVNAVIPPISLVGPVLTIRKFARDPLTVDDLIRFGTMTPEIAAFLKACVEARLNIVVSGSTGAGKTTLLNVLSSFIPGDERIVTIENAAELQLRQEHVVTLESRPPNIEGKGEITIRDLVINALRMRPDRIVVGECRGGEALDMLQAMNTGHDGSMTTVHSNSPRDTLHRLETMVLMAGMDLPIRAIREQIASALDLIIHVARLKDGTRRIVAITEVQGMEGDVIVLQDIFTFEQTGMENGRVIGRIKPTGIRPKFVEKFEVANIYLPPTVFGVSFTRPF; translated from the coding sequence ATGTCACTTCTACGACGCATTGGCACAGGATCCCTCGACTCGACGCAAGCGAATGCTGAACCATCACTGGATCAAACACCTCCGCCTTCAACAACCAATCTCTCCCGGCTTGCTCGTCCTGGAGCGATGCCTTCGTCGTCATCATCGGGGAAGGCGATCAGCGGTGGCGAATTGAGTAGCACGCTACGGCGACCGAATTTGAGCAGCCCAACGAGCACAGGCGCGGAAGGCCTTGCTGAGCTGAAGAGCCGTATTCAGAATCGCTTGATCGCTGAGCTTGACCCGCGAATGGACTTCAGCAACCCTGAGGAAGTCCGGCGGACAGTCGAGGAAACCTTTCTGGCTGTCCTGGAAAGTGAAAATATCACGCTGAGTCGCATCGAGCGAGTTCGACTCTTCGAGGCGATTGCTGCCGAAATTCTTGGATACGGACCAATTGAACCGTTATTGAAAGACGATACGATCACTGAGATCATGGTCAATGGTCCCAAGCAAGTCTATATCGAGCGCAACGGCAAAATTGAGAAGACCGATATTACGTTTGATGACGATGATCACGTCATGCGGATTATTGATCGCATTGTCTCGCCACTTGGACGACGCATTGATGAGAGTTCGCCAATGGTCGATGCGCGATTGCCCGATGGCTCGCGTGTCAATGCTGTCATCCCTCCGATCTCACTTGTTGGCCCAGTGTTGACGATCCGAAAATTTGCTCGTGATCCGCTTACGGTTGATGATCTGATTCGCTTTGGCACGATGACGCCAGAAATTGCAGCCTTTCTCAAGGCATGTGTTGAAGCGCGGCTGAACATTGTGGTCTCCGGAAGTACTGGGGCTGGAAAAACAACCCTGCTCAATGTCCTTTCGTCATTTATCCCGGGTGATGAGCGGATTGTGACAATTGAGAATGCCGCCGAGCTACAGCTTCGACAAGAACACGTTGTCACGTTGGAATCGCGGCCACCCAACATTGAAGGGAAAGGGGAAATCACGATCCGCGATCTTGTCATCAACGCGCTGCGCATGCGGCCGGATCGCATTGTCGTTGGTGAGTGCCGGGGCGGCGAAGCGTTGGATATGCTCCAGGCGATGAATACCGGACACGATGGCTCAATGACAACGGTGCACTCGAACAGCCCGCGCGATACGCTTCACCGACTAGAGACAATGGTTCTTATGGCAGGGATGGATCTTCCGATTCGTGCAATTCGCGAACAAATTGCGTCAGCACTTGACTTGATTATCCATGTCGCGCGTTTGAAGGATGGAACCCGACGGATCGTGGCAATTACGGAAGTGCAAGGCATGGAGGGTGATGTTATCGTCTTGCAGGATATTTTCACCTTTGAGCAGACCGGTATGGAGAATGGTCGCGTCATTGGCCGCATTAAGCCTACTGGTATTCGTCCGAAGTTCGTTGAAAAGTTTGAGGTAGCAAATATTTATCTGCCGCCAACGGTCTTTGGCGTGAGCTTTACTCGCCCCTTCTAA
- the cpaB gene encoding Flp pilus assembly protein CpaB, giving the protein MLRGGRLFLVLGMVLAVLAVLLGIIALSQRGQQATVTPTPAGVPVVVAARDIPAGTVLTADDVQVERVAQGAAAAGVVQSPSQVIGLVTANALVKGQQITVANLQSSGVSVALQPGKRAIALPVDRVTGVGGLVQPNDTIDIIYSGRLTLTGLLPTSPLQSASDQKGFSPPQLTLPAPNQPTPAAYPFPGEPGSQVIISDGANGAPVTKIVLQNIRVLQVLAGTQVVSSGATTRPTSTTGTATPQPTQPGSAGGASVSVPAVDLLILEVDPQQAEVIAFLVAQQAHYQVVLRARNDQDTAKTTGITYDRLFTDYALPMPHSYRVPGGPQ; this is encoded by the coding sequence ATGCTACGGGGTGGACGGCTCTTTCTTGTCCTCGGTATGGTACTGGCTGTTCTTGCCGTTCTCCTCGGGATTATCGCGCTCTCACAGCGGGGTCAGCAAGCCACGGTCACCCCAACACCTGCTGGCGTACCGGTTGTTGTTGCTGCACGTGATATTCCAGCTGGTACTGTACTCACTGCCGATGACGTGCAGGTTGAGCGCGTTGCCCAGGGAGCAGCTGCTGCCGGTGTTGTCCAGTCTCCATCTCAGGTCATTGGTCTCGTCACGGCAAATGCATTGGTCAAAGGCCAGCAAATTACTGTTGCCAACCTTCAGAGCAGTGGCGTATCCGTGGCACTGCAACCGGGCAAGCGTGCTATTGCATTGCCGGTTGATCGTGTAACGGGGGTCGGCGGCCTAGTACAGCCGAACGATACAATCGATATTATTTACTCAGGGCGATTGACCCTCACTGGCTTACTGCCAACATCACCGTTGCAATCAGCCTCGGATCAGAAAGGGTTCTCGCCTCCGCAACTCACGCTTCCTGCTCCAAATCAGCCAACACCCGCAGCATATCCTTTTCCTGGCGAGCCAGGCTCGCAAGTCATCATCTCAGATGGAGCGAATGGCGCTCCAGTAACGAAAATCGTGCTTCAGAATATTCGCGTCTTGCAGGTGTTGGCAGGAACGCAAGTTGTTTCTTCAGGTGCCACAACACGGCCAACTTCGACGACTGGGACGGCTACGCCGCAGCCGACGCAGCCAGGTAGCGCTGGAGGGGCGAGTGTCTCAGTCCCAGCGGTTGATTTGTTGATTCTTGAAGTTGATCCGCAGCAAGCTGAGGTCATTGCTTTTCTCGTTGCTCAGCAGGCGCACTACCAAGTTGTGTTACGCGCACGAAACGATCAGGATACCGCGAAGACGACCGGGATTACCTATGACCGTCTCTTTACCGACTATGCACTCCCAATGCCTCATTCATATCGTGTACCGGGAGGTCCGCAATGA